GGAATTTTAACTGGAATTCTTAGCATTTTTTTAATATTAGGAGTTGGTTTAACTATTCCGGGAATGGGATTAGAATCCTTAAAATTTATAAATAGTTTAAAAACACAAATTCAACGTGCTTTTCCTCAAGGAAAGTTTGTTATAAATAGTAATGTTAAGATTTATGAGACGCTTGTCAATACTGTTTTAAAATCATCATATGAAGCAGATATTTTATCATCGCTAAATTTTTATGAGAATCCTAACCAAAATGATGCAATTAAAAAAGAATATTTAGCATTTGCTGATACTTGGTTCAATAATCGTTGAGGGTCAACGATTACCAATCGGGAAAACATTGATTTATATAATGTTGGCCTTGATTTAATTGAATTTGATAAAAGTGTTGCAGTGAAGTTTCATTCTTATGGTTATGTTAACACGGGAATCCAGTGAATGTTTAAGAGTGGGGGCATTAATCAAATGTTTAGTAGTGCTTTACATCATCATGCGCTTGTTCAACAAACAATCAATAATCAAAATAATTATGATCAGATGGTTGATATTACAGGACCTAATATTAATGGTTTAGTTGTAAATAAATCAATTGGAACATATCTTGTCAATAATAAGATTTGATTCTTAAATATGCAATTAAAAAATTTGGCTTATGCAATGACAGCAATGGGTGGTGATACTATTTTTATTAATACCGCATTAACAGAAAAAGATATTATTGCGCCAATTACGGTTAATGATTTGTATCATCCAAATTTTGTTAGTGCATTAGATACAACAAGAGCTGGAACTGTTTTTGTTTTAATGTGACCATTTTTATTAGCTGCAATATTACCAGTGATTGTGATTATCATTATTAAAAATTAATAAAGGAGAAAATATGAATGAAAAAAATTTTTACATTGTTAACAGTCTTTACTTTAACAACAGTTAGTACAGTTACGGTAATTAGTTGTACAATTGCTCAAGATCGACGTCTCAAGCCCAATGATGCAGTATTATTAATTGGGAAAAATATTGATACATCAAAGGCAATTGATGATGCTGAAAGTAATTTAGAATTTACAAATTATTATATTTTAGGAGATAGTTTAAGTGATTCCCATGGGATTGAAAAATTAGTAAAAAATAACTTTAAGGTTGATTTTAAATTAGGAACTGATAATGAAACTGAGGTAGAAAATTATCAATATGGAAGTTTTAGTAATGGTAAGACAGCGGGTGTTTTATTAAATGATAAACTAGGTTTTAAACCCATTAAACCAGGGATTTCAAATGATAATGATTCTCAGTTTGGTCGTAATTACGCAATTGGTGGGGCTACTGCTGCTGATGTTGCTGGAATGGGGGGTTTACTATTAAATCAAGTTACGATTGAAAAGCAAGCTCGTGCTTTAGTTAGTCAACATAAATTACGAGGAACTGATTTAGTTTTTATGGAAATTGGGGGTAATGATTTATTTCAATTAGTTGATACTTCTGACCCTCAAACAGAGTTAGCATTAATGAAGCAGAGTGTTGAGCGAATCCAAGAAGCATTATTTACATTGTTAAATAATGGGATTAGAAAAATTATTTTTTCTGATGCACCAAATGTTAGTTTGGTACCACGTTATGTTAATAGTGATGCTAAGTTAAAACAACGAGCAAATGATCTTTCGACCGAATTTCATTTTCGAGTTAAAAATGTGATTGAAGAAGCTAATCGCTATTATGAACATGCTGTTCGAGAATGAGGATTATATGATAATTTACCAGTTTTAATGGAGGAATTTAAGGCTAAACACGCAAAGGCAGAACTTAAAGTTAATTTTAATACCTTAGATATGGATTTTATGAAAATTTTAGAAACAGGTGTTTTAAATGCAAAACGAAATCCTAATATTCCTGTTAATGCAGATATTAATGACTATTTCTTTTTTGATGATGTGCATCCAACTCGTGAAGTGCATCAGTTAGCAATGGAACATTATTATGCGACGGTAAAGGGGTGAACATAAAATGAAAAAGTTATTAGCATATTTAGGAACAATTTCTTTATTAACAACTTCAACAGTACCAGTTGTTGCTTGCACAAATAACGGAATTATTAATTCAGATGTTCCACATTCACAAACTAGTTTGTTGGCTTTAAATAGTCAAATTGCTAAAATTGCTTATATCAGTAATGAAAATCAGTATGATTTTAATTATTTAATGAATAATTTTGTCCAACTAATGTATTTAAAAGATTTACCACAACAACCTGATACAAATGAAAATCTATATGATTATAACCGTTATGCCGAGTTGTTTAATCGGTATTATGGTGAAAGTTATTTGAAGCATGATTTAACAACTAATTTAGTTTTAACAAATACTATTAAACCAGAAAGTGCAAATAGTACAATTAATCAAATTGCATCTATGGGTTCAACGATGTTAGATATGATTGCTAACCAAGGACTAGCTGGTGTTTTATCATTAGTTATTGATGGAAACTTATTGTCAGAGTTTTTATCACCAACAATTTTAAGATTTGCAAACGATTTATTGGACCAAAGTACCTTAATTGCTTTTCGTGATGCTTTTGATGATTCAATTTACAAAAATATGAATTATCAAGAGGTTTTAACGTCGGGCGTAATTGGTCTTGTTAACGCTGTTAATGAATTAACTGGTCAAACAGAACGTTTTGACTATAAAGATAAAGCAAATCTGCAAGGAAATGCTAAAAAATTATCTTGATGCATTGAATCAATTTGGAACAACAATTGTTGATGTAATGAATAACAAAATTGCATTTAAATTTAATATCTTGAATAATTTGACAGCAATTAGTGAAGTTATTCGTTTTGTTCGAATTATTTTAACTTACCTTGATCAATTTGATGCAACACAAAGTCCAACTTGAGCAGAAATTAATACTGTTCGTACGACAACTTATAAGTTAAATTCGAAAATTGATTTCAAAAAAATTTTTAATGATTTATCAGTTAGGTTAACTAGTACCAATGGTGAAGGAATCCGTAGTTTAATTGCAATTTTGTTTCAAAGTTCTGAACATCATCAAATTGAAGCAAGTCCTTTGGCTAATATTGCCTTCTTGTCAAAGGAAAATTTGACTCCAGCAGGATTATCAGCAATAGGGAAAGTTTTTATTAATAAATATATGCCACTTGAAATATTAGGATCTATTAAGATTTATCTTGGTAATGTGGT
This genomic window from Spiroplasma sp. SV19 contains:
- a CDS encoding SGNH/GDSL hydrolase family protein; translation: MKKIFTLLTVFTLTTVSTVTVISCTIAQDRRLKPNDAVLLIGKNIDTSKAIDDAESNLEFTNYYILGDSLSDSHGIEKLVKNNFKVDFKLGTDNETEVENYQYGSFSNGKTAGVLLNDKLGFKPIKPGISNDNDSQFGRNYAIGGATAADVAGMGGLLLNQVTIEKQARALVSQHKLRGTDLVFMEIGGNDLFQLVDTSDPQTELALMKQSVERIQEALFTLLNNGIRKIIFSDAPNVSLVPRYVNSDAKLKQRANDLSTEFHFRVKNVIEEANRYYEHAVREWGLYDNLPVLMEEFKAKHAKAELKVNFNTLDMDFMKILETGVLNAKRNPNIPVNADINDYFFFDDVHPTREVHQLAMEHYYATVKGWT
- a CDS encoding MOLPALP family lipoprotein, which translates into the protein MKKLLAYLGTISLLTTSTVPVVACTNNGIINSDVPHSQTSLLALNSQIAKIAYISNENQYDFNYLMNNFVQLMYLKDLPQQPDTNENLYDYNRYAELFNRYYGESYLKHDLTTNLVLTNTIKPESANSTINQIASMGSTMLDMIANQGLAGVLSLVIDGNLLSEFLSPTILRFANDLLDQSTLIAFRDAFDDSIYKNMNYQEVLTSGVIGLVNAVNELTGQTERFDYKDKANLQGNAKKLSWCIESIWNNNCWCNE